The Algiphilus sp. DNA segment TCTTCGGCGGGGCGCAGGTCTTCGACTCGCAGTACGCCACGCGCACCGACGCCTGGGCCGGTTACGGCCAGCTCGACTTCCTGCTCACCGATGCCGTCACCGCCACCCTCGGTGCGCGCTACACCCGGGAAACCAAGGAGCTCGATCGCCGCTTCGGCGTTGCGGGCAGCCCGGGGGGTGACTTCCTCTACCTGATCCCGGAAGGCACCAGCGCCGAGGAGACCTTCAGCGACACCACACCGGTGGCCGCACTGAACTGGCGCGTCACCGAGCGCTTCAGCACCTATCTGCGCTACGCGGAGGGCTTCAAGAGCGGAGGCTTCAACGGCGAGTTCAGCCAGCCGCCCACCGGCGCCGAGGGCGAGGACATCGCCGAACTCATCGCGCTGAACATCGCCGAGACCAAGACCCCGTTCAAGCCCGAGAAGCAGCGCAGCTACGAGGCCGGCTTCAAGAGCCGCTTCGACCGCCTGCGCCTGAGCGGCGCGGTCTTCCACAACGAGCTCGAGGATCTGCAGACCTCGATCTTCCTGGGCAGCGGCGCGGCGGCCACGGTGATCCGCAACGCCGGCGAGGCCACCATCGACGGCTTCGAGCTGGAAGGCCAGTGGCTGATCGGCGATTTCGCGACCTTCAGCTTCAACTACACCTTCCTCGACGCCGACTACGACGAATACATCGACGCCGGTGTCGACCAGGCCGACAACCGCGCCTTCGTGCACGCGCCGGACCACGCCTTCAATATCGTGCTGGACAGCGATATCCATCAGTTCGACTTCGGCGTGCTGCGCGCCACCGTCGACTACTCCTGGACCGACGCCTTCTTCACCTACCCGTACCAGCTCAGCGGACCGGGCGAGCCGGGCTACAACCCGGCTGCCCAGGTTGCCGAGAACTCGGAGGTGGAGGCCCACGGCATTCTCAACGCCCGCCTGTCGATGGCCGAGCTGCCGCTGGGCAACGGGGCATTCGGCGAGGTCGCGCTGTGGGTGCGCAACGCCCTCGACGAGGACGCCGCCACCAACTTCATCGACTTCGGGCCCGGCTTCGGCGGGCTGACCATCGCCAACTTCCGCGAGCCGCGGACCTTCGGCGTGGTCGGCGTGGTGCGCTGGTAGCCGGTCGCGCTACTGGACGATGGCTGGGTGCGCCTGCACGGGCGCACCCAGCATCTCGCGATGCGACGGCGGCTGGCGGCCGTCGGTCTCGCTGAGCCCGTACTCCTGCGCCAGCTCGGCGCCGATCAGCGTCTGCCCGCTGCGTTCCATGCGTTTCGGGTCGCGGTAGAGCGCGGCGACGAGGTGTCCGGTGAACTCCGGCGTCTCGGCGATATCCCAGAAGCCGGCGTACTTGTCGGGATCCTGTGCCATCACCCGGCGTGTGCGGTCGGTCTGCAGCATGCCCATCCAGATCGACGCGGTGGCGACATCGTGCTCGCGCAGGTCGACCGCCATGTCGGCGGCGAACTTGTCGACGGCGACCTTCTGCGCGCCGTAGGCCGGTCCGTGCATGTAGCAGCGCGCCCCGAATGACGACGTGAACACCATCAGGCCGCCGCCGCGGGCAACCAGCAGTGGCGCCGCGAACCAGCTCGCCACGTAGGACGAGCGCAGCCCGACGTCGAAGATGCGCGTCATGTCCAGCGGCTTCTCCCAGAAGCCGCCCGGCTCGATGAGCTGGTCGTGGACGAAGGTGGCGTTGTTGACCAGGATATCCAGCCCGCCCTGCTCGGCCTTCACCCGTTCGAACAGCGCTTCCACCTGGGCGTCATCGGCGTGGTCGCAGGCCACCGCGACGCCGGTGCCACCGGCGTCGGTCACGGCCTCGGCGGTGGCGCCGATGGTGCCGGGCAGGGCGGCGTCCCCCTCGTTCAGCGAGCGGCCGGTCACGTAGACCGTGGCGCCATGGCTGCCGAGCGCAATCGCGATGCCCTTGCCGGCCCCGCGCGAGGCGCCGGTGACCACTGCCACCACGCCTTCAAGCTGCTTGTCGCTCATCGCTCCTCCTTAGGTTGTTGGAACCACAGATTTCACAGATTCAGGGGATTCTTGCTGGTGGCGCTGACTCCGTCAGCGCCACCAGAACCGGAAAAGAATCTGTGGAAATCTGTGCAATCTGTGGTTCAAAGCTGTGCTTCAGGATTCCTTCCCACGCAATTCGTACTTCAGCACCTTGCCCGAGGCGTTGGTGGGCAGTGATTCGCGCAGCTCGAGATGGCGCGGCACCTTGTAGTTGGCCATCCGGTCCCGGCACCACTCGCGGAACGCGGCCTCGTCGAGCTGCTGGCCGCTGCGCGGCACGACATAGGCCTTGCCGACCTCGCCCATGCGCGCATCGGGAACACCGACGACGGCGACCTGACTCACCGCCGGATGGGCGGCGACGAGGCGCTCGATCTCGGCCGGGTAGCAGTTGAAGCCGCCGCAGATGTACATGTCCTTGAGGCGGTCGGTGATCTTCAGATAGCCGTTGTCGTCGATGCTGCCGATGTCGCCGGTGTGCAGCCAGCCGGCCGCATCGATCGCCTTGTGGGTGGCCGTGGCGTCGTCGAGGTAGCCCTGCATGACGTTGTAGCCGCGCACCACGACCTCGCCGGTCTCGTTCGGGCCCAGCAGCTTGCCGGTGTCGTCCATGCAGCGCAGATCGATGGCGGGCAGGGCGCGCCCCACCGTGTTGACGATGGTCTCGGCGTCGTCGTCGGCGTCGCACAGCGTGACGATGCCGCAGGTCTCGGTGAGCCCGTAACCGGTCAGCACGATCTCGAAGCCGAGCTCGGCGCGGATGCGCTCGATCAGGCTGGGGGCTACCGCGGCCGCGCCGGTGATGGTCGCGCGCAGGCTGGACAGGTCGCGGCTGGCGCGGTCGGGGTCGTCGAGCAGGCTGACGAAGAGGGTGGGTGGGCCCGGCAGGACCGAGATGCGGTCCCGGCCGATGCGCTCCATGACGGTGGCGGCATCGAACACCGCCTGCGGATAGACCGCCATGCCGTGCATGAGCCCGGCCAGCCAGCCGACCTTGTAGCCGAAGGCGTGGAAGAAGGGATTGACGACGAGGTAGCGGTCGTCCGCCTTCAGCCCCATGCAGCGCGACCATTCGGCGATCACGCGCAGATTCTGCCCGTGGCAGGTCACCACGCCCTTGGGCAGACCGGTGGTACCGGACGTGAACATGATGTCCATGACGCTGTCCGCGGTCACCGATGCCGCGCGCGTCTTCACCTCGGTCTCGTGGGCCCAGGGCGCCTGATCGAGGAAGGCGTCCCATCCGGTATCGCTCGCGCGGGCATCGTGGAGGATGACGATGTCTTCCAGGGTGTCGGGGCGATCGTCGCCGAGCAGGCCCGGATAGTGGGTGCCCAGGAAGTCGCCGGCGCAGAACATCAGGCGTGCGCCGCTGCGCGCCAGGATGTAGCCCGCCTCCTTGCCGCGCATGCGGGTATTGATCGGCACCAGCGCTGCGCCCGCGCTGTGGATGGCCAGCGCCGCCATCACCCACTGCACCGTGTTGGGCGCCCAGATGGCGACGCGATCGCCGGGCTGGATGCCACGCGCGATCAGCGCGCCCGCCGCGCGCTTGCGGATGGCATCGAGCTCGCTGTAGGTGGTCGCGCGACCCTGCTCGTCGACCAGGGCCGGCCTGTTGCCGTAGCGGCGCACCGCATCGGCGAAGACCTCCGGTGTGGTGTGCATGACGCGTTCCTCTATTCGGGATAGCGAATGGTGAGCCGCGGCGACGTCGGGAGTGCCTGGCACGACAGGATCCAGCCGTCGGCAAGGTCCTGCTCGTCGAGCACCACGTTGTGCCGGTGATCGATGCTGCCTTCCTCGAGGCGGCACATGCAGGCACCGCAGGCGCCGCTGCGGCACGAGTGCGGTGCCTCGACGCCGGCGGCCTCCAGGGCATCGAGCAGCGGCTGGCCGCTGCGCGCGGTGGCCTCGACCGTGCCGCCGTCGATGTGCACGGTCAGCGGCATGGTGGTGGCGCCGGCATCGGGCTCGGGTGCGGCCAGTGCATCGGCATCGTCGGGCAGCGACACGAAGCGCTCGACGTGGACCCGCGCGCGCGGCACCCCCATGCCGTGGAGCGCCGCGACGGCGGTATCCATGAAGGGGCCCGGTCCGCACACGAAGCAGTCCGCCCGCTCCCAGCCGCGGGCCAGCATGGTCAGCTGGGTCTCGCTGGGGTGGCCCTGCACGTTGTCGAGCCAGTGGATGATCTCCAGCCGGTCGGCGTGCTCCCGGGCGAGCGCGGCGAGCGCATCACGGAAGATGATGGCGTCGCTGTCGCGGTTGGCGTAGATCAGCCGTACGTGCCCACGACCGGCCGTCATCACCGAGCGCAGGATCGAGTACACCGGCGTGATGCCGCTGCCGCCCGCGAACATGAGGAGATCCGCGTCCAGGGTGCGCGGGACGAAGACGCCGGCCGGCGCCGCGACCTCGACGCTGTCGCCGGCGGCCAGGTGGTCGCAGATCCAGTTCGAGGCGCGGCCGTCGGCCACACGCTTGACGGTCACCCGCAGCATCTCGCCGGCGAACGGGTTCGACGACAGCGAGTAGCAGCGCGGCAGCTTGCGGTCCTCGTGCGGGACATGAAGCTGCAGATGCTGGCCGGGCTTGTAGGCAAAGGTATCGAGCAGCTGCTCGGGCACCGAGAAGGTGATCGAGTGCGCGTCCGCGGTTTCGGCGGTGACGTCCTCGACGGTGATGCGGTGGTACTGCGGTGCGGTCATGGCGCGGTAGCGTGCGTGATGGTCATTCGCCCCGGATGCGGCCGCCGTTGCGGGCGTGCGGCGCGGGCCCGTCGACGAAACGGTCGGCTTCCGGTGCGGGAGTGGGCGCCCTGGCTGCGGTATCGACCGGCGCTCCGGGTGCGGCGATCGCGATGGCGACGCTGTCGTTGGGCCTGTCCATGGCGGTGCGTGTCCTGTCGGTCGGTGGCTGTGCGGTAGACGCGGACGCGACTAGGCGGTCGCGACATCGTCCGCGTGCCCGCCGGGCGCCGGCACGGCATCCCGTGGCGCGGCCTGCACGCCGCCCGCCATGGCCGCGCCGGCCCGGCGACCGGACCAGAGACAGTCGGCCAGCGACAGCCCGCTGACGTAGCCGTTCGATGCCAGGCCGACCGCTGCGCGGCCCGCGGCGTAGAGGCCGGGAATGGGGGCGTCGTCCGCATCGAGCACCGCGCCGGTCTGCTCGTCGACGCGCAGACCGCCGAGCGTGATGGTCGGCAGCGGGAACACCGGGCTGGTGGCCGAGATATCGATGGCGTAGAACGGGCCCTCGGTCAGCGCGTGGCGCGTGCTCTCGGACTTGCCCAGCGGGTCCGGTCGCTGCTGCGCGATGGCATCGTTCATCGCCGCCACTGCGCCCTCGACATTGGCCGCCGGCAGGCGCAGCTTTCGGGCCAGTGCGGTGATCGACCGTGCCCGCGGGGCGAACAGCATCATGATCAGCGAGGGCACGCTCTGGAAGGCGCGCAGCTTGCCGAACAGTGCCTCGCGGGTGGCCTGCCGGCGCAGCTCGCGGTCCAGGATCAGCCAGGCGCGACCGTCGTGCTGCTCGCACATGATGACGCCGAGGCGGGCGCCATAGACCTCCTCGTTGCAGAAGCGCCGGCCCTGCGTGTCCACGATCAGGCCCTTCGGCCAGGGCGAGGGCGGGTTGATGAAGCGCCACGCCGATGCCTTGTGCAGCCGCGCCGTATCGCCGCCGGCCGACATGCCCAGGCGGATGCCGCTGCCGTCGCAGCCGGTGGCGCCGAGGCGCAGATTGGCGCCGTAGGCGGGGGCATGCTCGGCCACCATGGCGCGATTGAACACGAAGCCGCCGGTGGTCAGCACGACGCCGTTGCGGGCGCGCACGCGCACCGTGCGGGCGTGCTCGCGCTCGATGGCGCAGGCGCGGGCCCGGAGACGATCGGCAAGCCCGCCCGCCACGTTGTGCAGGCGGCCGGCCCAGCGCGCCAGTCGCGCGTGCCGGCGCGCCGCGCGCGAGCCGGGGGGCAGGCGTGCGACCTCGGCCCCGAGGATGGCGCCGGTGGCGCGCTCGCGCACCAGGCGGCGCACGGCAGTCTGCGCGCTCACCGCGATGCCCCGGGCAGCGACCGCCTCGCGCAGCGCCGCGAACAGCCCGTAGCCCGACATGCCGGGTACCGCGGTGCGATGGCCGCGCGGCGCCGGCGGCGCGATCGCCGCCACCTCGGGCACCTTCTCGTTGCCGGAGTAGTACAGATAGACGCCGTCGCGCGGGTAGGAGGTCTTGGGCGGATCGCTCTCGCCGGCGAAGGGGACGCCCAGCGATTCCAGCCAGTCGAGCATGCCGCGGCTGTCGTCGCAGAAGCGCTGCAGGGTAGCGGGGGAGACCGCATCGCCGACCTCGGTGGCGAGATAGGCGCGCATGGCCTCCGGCGTGTCGTCGAAGCCGGAATCGCGCTGATGGCGCGTGCCGCCGCCGAGGTAGACGACCCCGCCGCTGATGGTGGTGGCGCCGCCGCCTTCGAAGCGCTCGCAGATCAGGACCCGGGCGCCGGCATCGTGCGCGCTGATCGCGCTCGCCGCGCCGGCGGCACCGAAGCCGGTCACCAGCACGTCGCACTCCTCGTCCCAGCCGCCGTCGACCGCATCGACTTCCAGGGGCGCGGAGACGGCGAGCGTGCCGTCCCGGGGCTGCGCGTCGGCGTCAGTGGCCATGGGCGTATCGGGTCCGCGTTGCTTGGCTGGTATGGCGCATTATTCGGATCGCCGCGGCAGCGGCTTCGTCCGGAATGACTAGCTTGCCTGGGTGCCGGTGTTCATCGGCGCCGGCACGTTGTGGTCGAAGCATTTCTCCTCGATCCGGCGGGTGATGCGCCAGCCCTCGGGCGTGCGCAGCCAGTCGTCGATGTACCAGAGGCCGAGGAACATGGTCTGCTGAACACCGCCGGCGAGCTCGACGGTCATCGGGTTGAAGCAGGCGGTGCGGGAGTGCGCCGAGTCGCCGTCGATGGTAGCGGCGATGTTGCCGAGGAGGTGGTAGTACGCCGGGAAGCGGGGCAGCACATCGGCGAGCCAGGGGCGCACCTCGGCATAGCTGCCGGCCATGCCGCCCATCGCGGTGTAGTCGATGCGGGCATCGGGCGTGAACACGGCGTCGAGGGCATCGAAGTCGCGGGTGTCGATGGCGTTGACGTACCGCACCAGCACCGTCTCGATCTCGAGTCGGTCCGACATCGCCTGCTGGCTTAGCATGGTGCTCTCCCGTGGATGACTGATCCCCGCAGGCTAGTCGCGACGCCAGTTCGTGCGCCCCGTCCGCCCGGACGAGCGTTGCTATACAACTTGATCGAAAGTGTAAAGCCGTTATAGTCGCGCTTGGCATCACGTTGCGGCGGTCGGCGCCGCGAGTTCGGGGAGAGCAATGACCTTGGCAGCGCAAGCGGCGTGCGCGGGTGTCTCGGGTGTGGAGAACGGGCGCGCGGTGAGCCGCGCATGAGCGACCGTGCATCGCGAGGCTTCGACCGCGTGCGGGCGCGCATCGAGGACGGTTTCGCGCGCTGGGGCGCGTTCTGTCATGACCATCCGTGGTGGATCATCGCCACCATCGTGCTGGCGCTGGTGTACTTCTCGACCTGGTTCCAGACCATGCAGGTCGATACCTCCAACGAGAGCTACCTGCGCAAGAGCGACCCCGCGCGCGTCACCTACGACGCCTTCCAGCGCGAGTTCGGCAAGGACGAGCGCATCGTCGTGCTGGTCGAGAGCGATGGCGATATCGTGAACGATGCCTTCCTGCGCCGGCTGCGCGAATGGCACGAATTCCTCGAATCGGTGCCGCAGGTCGACAAGGTCGACAGCCTGATCAACGCGCGCCTGACCATCGGCCGCGACGACGAGCTCATCGTCAAGGATCTGCTCGAGGACTGGCCGCAGAGCGATGCCGGCTTCGACGCGCTGCGCGAGCGCATCCGGAGCAATCCGCTCTACCGCAATCACTACGTCAGCCCGGACCTGCAGCGCACGATCCTGATCGTGACGCCGGACACCTATACCGCGAGCTATTCCGGTGCCGGCGCGGACGACGACCCTGACGCCTTCGACTTCGAGTCCGGATTCGGCGGCGCGGACGCCCTCATGGCGAAGGGCGGGGGCGATGACGCCGCGGAGGATGCCGCCGCCGACGAGGCGCGCTTCATCACCGATGAAGAGATCTACGCGATGATCGACACCATCCGGGCGGCGAAGAGCGACTTCGCCCGGCCGGGCTTCGACATCGGCATCGCCGGTTCGCCCTTCATGATGCACCAGCTCACCTTCATCCTCGGGCGGGACATGTTCCTGTTCTCGGGCGTGGGCATCGTGCTGATCTCGGTGCTGCTGTTCGCGGTGTTCCGGCGCTGGGTGATGGTGGTTCTGCCGATCAGCGTGTCCGCGCTGGCGGTGTACTTCACCTTCGCGCTGATGTGCTTTTTCGGCATGGTCATCACCACGGCCGTGCAGATCCTGCCCTCGCTGCTGCTGGCGGTCGGCGTGGGCAATGCGGTGCACGTGTTCACGGTCTACTTCCAGGCCGTCGATCGCGGCAACGACAAGCGCGAGGCACTGCGCTACGCGCTGGGGCACTCCGGTCTGGCGGTCATGATGACGGGACTGACCACGGCCGGCGGCCTGGCGTCCTTCGTCACCGCCAACCTCAAGCCCATCGGCGACATCGGGATCATCGCGCCCATGGGCATCATCTGCGCGCTGCTGTTCTCGCTGGCGCTGCTGCCGGCGCTGATCGCGGTGACCCCGTTCCGCAACCGCGGCCTGCACGATGACAGCGGGGGGCTTTTCCAGCGCTTCCTGATGTGGTGCGCGGAGGTATCCACCAGCCATCCGCTGCGCGTGGTCGGCATCTGGTTCGCGCTGCTCGCGGTGTGCCTGGTCATCGCCGCCCAGATCCGGCCGAGCCACTTCCCGCTGGAATGGTTCCCGGCCGACAGCGAGGTACGGAGCACCACCGAGGTCATCGACCGCCACTTCGGCGGCGCGACCTTCTCCGAGATCATCATCGACACCGGCGTCGAGAACGGCCTGCACGACCCCGAGCTGCTGCACGCCGTCGACAGCGCCGTGGCCTTCATGGACGAGCTCGAGGTGCACGGCGTGCAGTCCGGCAAGTCGACCTCGCTGCTCCAGATCAACAAGGAGCTGCACCAGGCGCTCAACGGCAACGATCCGGCCTACTACGAGATTCCGGACAGTCGCGAGCTGATTGCCCAGGAGCTGCTGCTGTTCGAGAATTCGGGCAGCGACGATCTCGAGGACATCGTCGACACCGAGTTCAGCAAGATGCGCATCACCGCCAAGATGCCCTTCGTCGATGGCGTGCTGTACCCGGACTATCTGACCGAGCTGAAGGCGGGCTTCGAGGAACGCATCGGCGACCGCGCCGACATCACCTTCACCGGCGTCATCATGATCCTCGCCGGCAGCGTCAAGTCGCTCATCGGCGACACCATCCGCGCCTACCTCATGGCCTTCGCCATCGTCGCGCCGCTGATGATGCTGCTGGTGGGCTCGGTGCGCACCGGCCTCATCAGCATGATCCCCAATCTCGCGCCCATCATCGTCACGCTGGCGCTGATGCCGCTGCTGGGGATTCCGCTGGATGCCTTCACCCTGCTGGTGGGCTCCATCGCGCTGGGCCTGGCGGTGGACGACACCATCCACTTCATGCACAACTTCCACCGCTACTACGCCCAGCTCGGCGACGAGCGGCAGGCCGTGCGCGAGACGCTGCGCACCACCGGCAAGGCGCTGATGATCACGTCGCTGGTGCTGTCCGGCGCCTTCTTCGTGAACCTGCTCGGCACCATGCACAACCTGCGCGACTTCGGCCTGCTCACCGGCTTCTGCATCCTCGTCGCCTTCCTCGCCGACGCCCTGCTGGCGCCGGCGCTGATGACCCTGCTGGCGCGGCGCAAGCAACGACAACTCCTGGAGGCAACCGCATGACCCGCATCTCCCTATCCCTGACCCTGGCCGCCTTGCTCGCCGTTCCCGTGGCGGGTGCCGCCGAGCTGTCGGCGCGCGACATCATGCAGAAGGTCTACGACCGCGAGGACGGCGACAACGCGGTCATGGACATGAACATGCTGCTGATCGATGGCGACGGCGACACGCGCGAACGGCAGATT contains these protein-coding regions:
- a CDS encoding SDR family NAD(P)-dependent oxidoreductase; protein product: MSDKQLEGVVAVVTGASRGAGKGIAIALGSHGATVYVTGRSLNEGDAALPGTIGATAEAVTDAGGTGVAVACDHADDAQVEALFERVKAEQGGLDILVNNATFVHDQLIEPGGFWEKPLDMTRIFDVGLRSSYVASWFAAPLLVARGGGLMVFTSSFGARCYMHGPAYGAQKVAVDKFAADMAVDLREHDVATASIWMGMLQTDRTRRVMAQDPDKYAGFWDIAETPEFTGHLVAALYRDPKRMERSGQTLIGAELAQEYGLSETDGRQPPSHREMLGAPVQAHPAIVQ
- a CDS encoding FadD3 family acyl-CoA ligase, with amino-acid sequence MHTTPEVFADAVRRYGNRPALVDEQGRATTYSELDAIRKRAAGALIARGIQPGDRVAIWAPNTVQWVMAALAIHSAGAALVPINTRMRGKEAGYILARSGARLMFCAGDFLGTHYPGLLGDDRPDTLEDIVILHDARASDTGWDAFLDQAPWAHETEVKTRAASVTADSVMDIMFTSGTTGLPKGVVTCHGQNLRVIAEWSRCMGLKADDRYLVVNPFFHAFGYKVGWLAGLMHGMAVYPQAVFDAATVMERIGRDRISVLPGPPTLFVSLLDDPDRASRDLSSLRATITGAAAVAPSLIERIRAELGFEIVLTGYGLTETCGIVTLCDADDDAETIVNTVGRALPAIDLRCMDDTGKLLGPNETGEVVVRGYNVMQGYLDDATATHKAIDAAGWLHTGDIGSIDDNGYLKITDRLKDMYICGGFNCYPAEIERLVAAHPAVSQVAVVGVPDARMGEVGKAYVVPRSGQQLDEAAFREWCRDRMANYKVPRHLELRESLPTNASGKVLKYELRGKES
- a CDS encoding ferredoxin--NADP reductase; translated protein: MTAPQYHRITVEDVTAETADAHSITFSVPEQLLDTFAYKPGQHLQLHVPHEDRKLPRCYSLSSNPFAGEMLRVTVKRVADGRASNWICDHLAAGDSVEVAAPAGVFVPRTLDADLLMFAGGSGITPVYSILRSVMTAGRGHVRLIYANRDSDAIIFRDALAALAREHADRLEIIHWLDNVQGHPSETQLTMLARGWERADCFVCGPGPFMDTAVAALHGMGVPRARVHVERFVSLPDDADALAAPEPDAGATTMPLTVHIDGGTVEATARSGQPLLDALEAAGVEAPHSCRSGACGACMCRLEEGSIDHRHNVVLDEQDLADGWILSCQALPTSPRLTIRYPE
- a CDS encoding FAD-binding protein, producing MATDADAQPRDGTLAVSAPLEVDAVDGGWDEECDVLVTGFGAAGAASAISAHDAGARVLICERFEGGGATTISGGVVYLGGGTRHQRDSGFDDTPEAMRAYLATEVGDAVSPATLQRFCDDSRGMLDWLESLGVPFAGESDPPKTSYPRDGVYLYYSGNEKVPEVAAIAPPAPRGHRTAVPGMSGYGLFAALREAVAARGIAVSAQTAVRRLVRERATGAILGAEVARLPPGSRAARRHARLARWAGRLHNVAGGLADRLRARACAIEREHARTVRVRARNGVVLTTGGFVFNRAMVAEHAPAYGANLRLGATGCDGSGIRLGMSAGGDTARLHKASAWRFINPPSPWPKGLIVDTQGRRFCNEEVYGARLGVIMCEQHDGRAWLILDRELRRQATREALFGKLRAFQSVPSLIMMLFAPRARSITALARKLRLPAANVEGAVAAMNDAIAQQRPDPLGKSESTRHALTEGPFYAIDISATSPVFPLPTITLGGLRVDEQTGAVLDADDAPIPGLYAAGRAAVGLASNGYVSGLSLADCLWSGRRAGAAMAGGVQAAPRDAVPAPGGHADDVATA
- a CDS encoding nuclear transport factor 2 family protein, whose protein sequence is MLSQQAMSDRLEIETVLVRYVNAIDTRDFDALDAVFTPDARIDYTAMGGMAGSYAEVRPWLADVLPRFPAYYHLLGNIAATIDGDSAHSRTACFNPMTVELAGGVQQTMFLGLWYIDDWLRTPEGWRITRRIEEKCFDHNVPAPMNTGTQAS
- a CDS encoding efflux RND transporter permease subunit codes for the protein MSDRASRGFDRVRARIEDGFARWGAFCHDHPWWIIATIVLALVYFSTWFQTMQVDTSNESYLRKSDPARVTYDAFQREFGKDERIVVLVESDGDIVNDAFLRRLREWHEFLESVPQVDKVDSLINARLTIGRDDELIVKDLLEDWPQSDAGFDALRERIRSNPLYRNHYVSPDLQRTILIVTPDTYTASYSGAGADDDPDAFDFESGFGGADALMAKGGGDDAAEDAAADEARFITDEEIYAMIDTIRAAKSDFARPGFDIGIAGSPFMMHQLTFILGRDMFLFSGVGIVLISVLLFAVFRRWVMVVLPISVSALAVYFTFALMCFFGMVITTAVQILPSLLLAVGVGNAVHVFTVYFQAVDRGNDKREALRYALGHSGLAVMMTGLTTAGGLASFVTANLKPIGDIGIIAPMGIICALLFSLALLPALIAVTPFRNRGLHDDSGGLFQRFLMWCAEVSTSHPLRVVGIWFALLAVCLVIAAQIRPSHFPLEWFPADSEVRSTTEVIDRHFGGATFSEIIIDTGVENGLHDPELLHAVDSAVAFMDELEVHGVQSGKSTSLLQINKELHQALNGNDPAYYEIPDSRELIAQELLLFENSGSDDLEDIVDTEFSKMRITAKMPFVDGVLYPDYLTELKAGFEERIGDRADITFTGVIMILAGSVKSLIGDTIRAYLMAFAIVAPLMMLLVGSVRTGLISMIPNLAPIIVTLALMPLLGIPLDAFTLLVGSIALGLAVDDTIHFMHNFHRYYAQLGDERQAVRETLRTTGKALMITSLVLSGAFFVNLLGTMHNLRDFGLLTGFCILVAFLADALLAPALMTLLARRKQRQLLEATA